From a region of the Corallococcus coralloides DSM 2259 genome:
- a CDS encoding ATPase domain-containing protein, translating into MTLGGAREEQRVSTGIPGLDTVLCGGLRKGRMYMVLGLPGAGKTILANQICFHQAAQGHRVLYLTLLAESHTELVSNLQTLSFFDPACVPGKISYLSAFTILEQGGLDALAELVRKEIKAHKASLLVLDGLLAAEELAPSRQALKKFIHGLQVVTGLIGCTTVVLTTGGDKGLRAEHTMVDGLLLLQQKTFGVRTLRELSVRKFRGSAYKLGQHGFEITADGLTVYPRLESMVDGNLVPGAGRRERDAFGVAGLDSMLKGGVPAGSTTILLGPPGSGKTLLGLSFLAEGARQGERGHYFAFYDAPERMLAQAAGVGLHLQPLMERGDLEVSFRPPTENILDKLGMELLTLVRSGRVRRIFLDGYEALRRASTRNTRVARFLAALVNECRVREVTLLYTAEATSAFGPEVRFPLKGISMVAENILFLRMVELHSGLRRFIAALKVRNSAYDPALRELEITDKGLKVGQPFAEGQMLMTGLARTRTPEPTPLPKPRRKPRAGTGSSARATPQKPRRTVRKRRGT; encoded by the coding sequence ATGACGCTGGGCGGTGCACGTGAAGAGCAGCGGGTGTCCACGGGCATTCCCGGCCTGGATACCGTGCTGTGCGGCGGCCTGCGCAAGGGCCGCATGTACATGGTCCTGGGCCTGCCGGGCGCGGGCAAGACCATCCTCGCCAACCAGATCTGCTTCCATCAGGCGGCGCAGGGCCACCGGGTCCTCTACCTCACGCTCCTGGCCGAGTCGCACACGGAGCTGGTGAGCAATCTCCAGACGCTGTCGTTCTTCGACCCGGCCTGCGTGCCGGGGAAGATCAGCTACCTGAGCGCCTTCACCATCCTGGAGCAGGGCGGGTTGGACGCGCTCGCGGAGCTGGTGCGCAAGGAGATCAAGGCGCACAAGGCCTCGCTGCTGGTGCTGGACGGGCTGCTGGCGGCGGAGGAGCTGGCGCCGTCGCGGCAGGCGCTCAAGAAGTTCATCCACGGCCTCCAGGTCGTGACGGGCCTCATCGGCTGCACCACGGTGGTGCTCACCACCGGGGGGGACAAGGGCCTGCGCGCGGAGCACACCATGGTGGATGGCCTGCTGCTGCTCCAGCAGAAGACCTTCGGGGTGCGCACCCTGCGCGAGCTGAGCGTGCGCAAGTTCCGCGGCAGCGCATACAAGCTGGGGCAGCACGGCTTTGAAATCACCGCGGACGGGCTCACCGTCTATCCCCGCCTGGAGTCCATGGTGGACGGCAACCTGGTGCCCGGCGCGGGGAGGCGCGAGCGCGACGCCTTCGGCGTGGCCGGCCTGGACTCGATGCTCAAGGGCGGCGTGCCCGCGGGCTCCACCACCATCCTCTTGGGGCCGCCGGGCAGCGGCAAGACGCTGCTGGGCCTGAGCTTCCTGGCGGAGGGTGCCCGCCAGGGGGAGCGCGGCCACTACTTCGCCTTCTACGACGCGCCGGAGCGGATGCTCGCGCAGGCGGCGGGCGTGGGCCTGCACCTGCAACCCCTGATGGAGCGCGGGGACCTGGAGGTGAGCTTCCGGCCGCCCACGGAGAACATCCTCGACAAGCTGGGGATGGAACTGTTGACCCTCGTCCGCAGCGGCCGGGTGCGTCGCATCTTCCTGGACGGCTACGAAGCGCTCCGCCGCGCCTCCACCCGCAATACGCGGGTGGCGCGCTTCCTGGCGGCGCTCGTCAACGAGTGCCGGGTGCGCGAGGTGACGCTCCTCTACACCGCGGAGGCCACCTCCGCCTTCGGGCCGGAGGTGCGGTTCCCGCTCAAGGGCATCTCCATGGTGGCGGAGAACATCCTGTTCCTGCGCATGGTGGAGCTGCACTCCGGGCTGCGCCGTTTCATCGCGGCGCTCAAGGTGCGCAACAGCGCCTACGATCCCGCCCTGCGCGAGCTGGAGATCACGGACAAGGGACTCAAGGTCGGTCAGCCCTTCGCGGAAGGGCAGATGTTGATGACGGGGCTCGCGCGCACGCGGACTCCGGAGCCGACGCCCTTGCCGAAGCCGCGCCGCAAGCCGCGAGCGGGCACCGGGTCCTCCGCCAGGGCGACCCCGCAGAAGCCGCGCCGCACCGTCCGCAAGCGCCGAGGCACGTGA
- a CDS encoding ABC transporter substrate-binding protein: MRFARALLPLALLVACSSEPRPRPPGVLFVSVEQQSAWVRNFNPLFAGAGARWPTRAGVYECMEIFSSAQGRWVPWLATGHTWSEDQLTLRFNVRDGVRWSDGKPFTADDVVFTFGLLKQHPALDAGGVWRFLTDVKAEAQGTVAFSFSRVYLPGFSDLAHQIIVPQHVWKDVADPVTFTNPEPVATGPFTQVTLFRNQVYELGRNPHYWQPGKPAVSALRFLAFPTNDQANMALVEGEVDWAGNFVPAVDRTFVSRNPAHHARWFPLYGSTVFLYPNTTRPPLDDVRVRKALSMALDRDRLVEVAMYGYTRPADATALNDAYTGWKDAEVAKDAWTHYDLDAANKLLDEAGLTRGADGMRRLKDGQPFALDLEVVSGWSDWVRAGQVVGRDLRKLGIGVTLKTYEFGTWFTRLQKGEFQLAISWSLDGPTPYNFYKWLLSPRTVRPVGEVAAANWHRMGDAQADELLMRFERAGTPEEQHALMSQVQQRFSATAPAIPLFPNPSWGESNSSRFTGFPTEQNPYARLAPHAEPDSLLVLTQLSPRER, from the coding sequence GTGAGGTTCGCCCGCGCGCTCCTCCCGCTGGCGCTGCTGGTGGCGTGCTCGTCCGAGCCGCGCCCCCGGCCGCCGGGCGTGCTCTTCGTCTCCGTGGAGCAGCAGAGCGCGTGGGTGCGCAACTTCAACCCGCTGTTCGCGGGCGCCGGTGCGCGCTGGCCCACCCGGGCGGGCGTGTACGAGTGCATGGAGATCTTCAGCTCCGCGCAGGGCAGGTGGGTGCCCTGGCTCGCCACCGGCCACACATGGTCGGAGGACCAGCTCACGCTGCGCTTCAACGTGCGCGACGGCGTCCGCTGGTCCGACGGCAAGCCCTTCACCGCGGACGACGTCGTCTTCACCTTCGGCCTGCTCAAGCAGCACCCGGCGCTGGATGCGGGCGGCGTGTGGCGCTTCCTCACGGACGTGAAGGCGGAAGCCCAGGGCACCGTCGCCTTCAGCTTCTCGCGCGTGTACCTGCCGGGCTTCAGCGACCTGGCGCATCAGATCATCGTGCCCCAGCACGTCTGGAAGGACGTCGCGGACCCGGTGACGTTCACCAACCCGGAGCCGGTGGCCACCGGGCCCTTCACCCAGGTGACGCTGTTCCGCAACCAGGTCTACGAGCTGGGCAGGAACCCGCACTACTGGCAGCCCGGCAAGCCCGCGGTGTCCGCGCTGCGCTTCCTCGCGTTCCCCACCAACGACCAGGCCAACATGGCGCTCGTGGAGGGGGAGGTGGACTGGGCGGGCAACTTCGTGCCGGCCGTGGACCGCACCTTCGTGTCGCGAAATCCCGCGCACCACGCGCGCTGGTTCCCGCTCTACGGCAGCACCGTCTTCCTCTATCCCAACACCACGCGCCCGCCGCTGGATGACGTGCGCGTGCGCAAGGCGCTGAGCATGGCGCTGGACCGCGACCGGCTGGTGGAGGTGGCCATGTATGGCTACACCCGCCCCGCGGACGCCACCGCCCTCAACGACGCGTACACCGGCTGGAAGGACGCGGAGGTCGCGAAGGATGCGTGGACGCACTACGACCTGGACGCGGCGAACAAGCTCCTGGACGAGGCGGGCCTCACGCGCGGCGCGGACGGGATGCGGCGCCTGAAGGACGGGCAGCCCTTCGCGTTGGACCTGGAAGTCGTGAGCGGGTGGTCGGACTGGGTGCGGGCGGGGCAGGTGGTGGGCCGCGACCTGCGCAAGCTGGGCATCGGCGTGACGCTCAAGACGTACGAGTTCGGCACGTGGTTCACGCGCCTGCAGAAGGGCGAGTTCCAGCTGGCCATCTCCTGGTCGCTGGACGGCCCCACGCCGTACAACTTCTACAAGTGGCTGTTGTCGCCGCGCACGGTGCGGCCGGTGGGCGAGGTGGCCGCGGCCAACTGGCACCGCATGGGCGATGCGCAGGCGGATGAGCTGCTCATGCGCTTCGAGCGCGCCGGCACGCCGGAGGAGCAGCACGCGCTGATGTCCCAGGTGCAGCAGCGCTTCTCCGCCACCGCGCCCGCGATTCCCCTGTTCCCCAACCCGTCCTGGGGCGAGTCCAACTCCTCGCGCTTCACGGGCTTCCCCACCGAGCAGAACCCCTACGCGCGGCTCGCGCCGCACGCGGAGCCCGACAGCCTGCTGGTGCTGACGCAGCTGTCCCCGAGGGAGCGCTGA
- a CDS encoding lamin tail domain-containing protein produces the protein MSWSSRHLLVPLSAVLLVLSACGGDDDKNPVCGNGIIESGEACDDGNRVEGDRCNNSCQVTTPTTDAGTNTDAGTDAGTETDAGTETDAGTETDAGTETDAGTETDAGTIDAGTETDAGTETDAGTVTDAGTETDAGTETDAGTETDAGTETDAGTETDAGTETDAGTETDGGAIDAGPAPDAGTDAGTETDAGTDAGTTATLSALEPAAVFARSGTTGETIPESLAVTLSAEATTDVVVQVASSSPSVVVANNGQVTVPAGSRTAAVIVTADDAAGSAKATLTATLGGDSRTATVRVLGATEAAALAYLSPETVSLSSGQTANVTVTLDIPAAAATVVELSTTGNVGTVPATVTVPANEISAKFTFTAGASGSTGTIVATLNGQSVSAQAKVTAAPTTNHVVISEFAIAGTGGAGDEFIELYNPTNESVPLAGWKLQYKGPTAGAYNNAAFTFPAGASIAAHGFYLVTGGSYSGGSTVPFDASAGTTIPLGAAGGHIRLGKAGITTAKVDALAVDTVGYGSTADAAEGNSPVTGTVATNGSYERKANAGSSAATMEGTGADATKGNSYDTDVNSANFIIRTTRGPQNKSSALEVP, from the coding sequence ATGTCCTGGTCTTCCCGGCACCTGCTGGTCCCATTGTCAGCGGTGCTGTTGGTGTTGTCGGCGTGCGGTGGTGATGACGACAAGAACCCTGTCTGCGGCAACGGCATCATCGAGAGTGGCGAGGCGTGCGACGACGGCAACCGCGTCGAAGGCGACCGCTGCAACAACAGCTGTCAGGTGACGACGCCCACGACCGACGCGGGCACCAACACGGACGCGGGCACGGACGCCGGCACGGAGACGGACGCCGGCACCGAGACGGACGCCGGCACCGAGACGGACGCCGGCACCGAGACCGATGCGGGCACGGAGACCGACGCGGGCACCATCGACGCGGGCACCGAGACGGACGCCGGCACGGAGACCGACGCGGGCACGGTGACGGACGCCGGCACCGAGACCGACGCGGGCACTGAGACGGATGCCGGCACGGAGACCGACGCGGGCACCGAGACGGACGCCGGCACGGAGACCGATGCGGGCACCGAGACGGACGCCGGCACGGAGACGGACGGCGGCGCCATCGATGCGGGCCCGGCTCCGGATGCGGGCACGGACGCGGGCACGGAGACGGATGCGGGCACCGACGCGGGCACCACGGCGACGCTGAGCGCCCTGGAGCCGGCCGCGGTCTTCGCGCGTTCGGGCACCACGGGTGAGACGATTCCGGAGTCGCTGGCGGTGACGCTGAGCGCCGAGGCCACCACGGACGTCGTGGTCCAGGTCGCCTCGTCCAGTCCCTCGGTGGTCGTGGCCAACAACGGCCAGGTGACAGTGCCTGCGGGCTCGCGCACCGCGGCGGTCATCGTGACGGCGGACGACGCAGCGGGCTCCGCCAAGGCGACGCTGACGGCCACGCTGGGTGGCGATTCGCGCACCGCCACGGTGCGCGTGCTGGGGGCGACCGAAGCGGCCGCGCTGGCGTACCTGTCGCCGGAGACGGTGTCGCTGTCCTCCGGTCAGACGGCCAACGTCACCGTGACGCTGGACATCCCGGCCGCGGCGGCCACGGTCGTGGAGCTGTCCACGACGGGCAACGTGGGCACCGTGCCGGCCACCGTGACGGTGCCGGCCAACGAGATCTCCGCGAAGTTCACCTTCACCGCCGGCGCGTCCGGTTCGACGGGCACCATCGTGGCCACGCTCAACGGCCAGTCCGTGTCCGCCCAGGCGAAGGTCACCGCCGCCCCCACGACGAACCACGTCGTGATCAGCGAGTTCGCGATTGCCGGCACCGGTGGCGCGGGTGATGAGTTCATCGAGCTCTACAACCCGACGAACGAGAGCGTGCCCCTCGCCGGCTGGAAGCTCCAGTACAAGGGTCCGACCGCCGGGGCCTACAACAATGCCGCCTTCACGTTCCCCGCTGGGGCGAGCATCGCGGCGCACGGCTTCTACCTGGTGACGGGAGGCTCCTACTCCGGTGGCAGCACCGTCCCGTTTGACGCCTCCGCTGGAACCACCATCCCGCTGGGCGCGGCGGGGGGCCACATCCGCCTGGGCAAGGCTGGCATCACCACCGCGAAGGTGGACGCCCTCGCGGTGGACACGGTGGGCTACGGCTCCACTGCTGACGCCGCGGAAGGCAACAGCCCTGTCACGGGGACCGTCGCGACCAACGGAAGCTACGAGCGCAAGGCCAACGCCGGCTCGTCCGCCGCGACCATGGAGGGCACCGGCGCGGACGCGACGAAGGGCAACAGCTACGACACGGACGTGAACAGCGCGAACTTCATCATCCGCACCACGCGCGGCCCGCAGAACAAGTCGAGCGCCCTGGAAGTCCCTTGA
- a CDS encoding lysophospholipid acyltransferase family protein, translating to MNALLSIWTWLEVALVALVGFFVQLFLLLITFLFDKRRYVVGRCFRVVGVTAAKLTPFWRFGVHGNVPDRVAPNTVVVSNHESNADCFLISFLPWEMKWLGKRSLFKVPVVGWMMSIAGDVPVERGDRDSATGAMARCKQWLDKGMPVMIFPEGTRSKTDELLPFKDGAFRLAIENQADVLPLAVSGTRLALPKHSWRFATSRGLVTVGTPISTKGMTLDDVESLKNQARAQIEALRASLKPLTGGAAPVPATDANAAR from the coding sequence ATGAACGCACTGCTCTCCATCTGGACCTGGCTCGAGGTGGCCCTCGTCGCCCTGGTGGGCTTCTTCGTCCAGCTCTTCCTGCTCCTCATCACGTTCCTGTTCGACAAGCGCCGCTACGTGGTGGGCCGCTGCTTCCGCGTGGTGGGGGTCACCGCCGCGAAGCTCACGCCCTTCTGGCGCTTCGGCGTGCACGGGAACGTGCCGGACCGCGTGGCGCCCAACACCGTGGTGGTGAGCAACCACGAATCCAACGCGGACTGCTTCCTCATCTCCTTCCTGCCGTGGGAGATGAAGTGGCTGGGCAAGCGGAGCCTCTTCAAGGTGCCCGTGGTGGGCTGGATGATGAGCATCGCGGGGGACGTCCCGGTGGAGCGCGGCGACCGCGACTCGGCCACCGGCGCCATGGCGCGCTGCAAGCAGTGGCTGGACAAGGGGATGCCGGTGATGATCTTCCCGGAGGGGACGCGCTCCAAGACGGACGAACTGCTGCCCTTCAAGGACGGCGCCTTCCGGCTCGCCATCGAGAACCAGGCGGACGTGTTGCCCCTGGCCGTGAGCGGCACGCGGCTCGCGCTGCCCAAGCACTCGTGGCGCTTCGCCACGTCGCGCGGACTGGTGACGGTGGGCACGCCCATCTCCACCAAGGGGATGACGCTGGATGACGTGGAGTCGCTCAAGAACCAGGCGCGCGCCCAGATTGAAGCCCTGCGCGCGTCGCTCAAGCCGCTGACGGGGGGCGCGGCTCCCGTCCCGGCGACGGACGCCAACGCCGCCCGCTGA
- a CDS encoding response regulator: MGPVLIVDDEFGIVEAVRDLLSDEGYRTATALNGRDALERMRQERPSMILLDYMMPVLNGPGVLESMQKDPALRDVPVVMMSASPPDFWQHLPCAGFLPKPFDIEQLLDVVRRMIGPPPLTH; the protein is encoded by the coding sequence ATGGGGCCTGTCCTCATCGTCGACGACGAGTTCGGCATCGTGGAGGCGGTCCGGGACCTCCTGTCCGACGAAGGCTATCGCACGGCCACCGCGCTCAACGGCCGCGATGCCCTGGAGCGGATGCGCCAGGAGCGTCCGTCGATGATTTTGCTCGACTACATGATGCCGGTGCTCAACGGGCCCGGGGTGCTGGAGTCCATGCAGAAGGACCCGGCCCTGCGCGACGTCCCGGTGGTGATGATGAGCGCCAGCCCGCCGGACTTCTGGCAGCACCTGCCGTGCGCGGGCTTCCTGCCCAAGCCCTTCGACATCGAGCAATTGCTCGACGTCGTCCGGCGCATGATCGGTCCGCCGCCGCTGACGCACTGA
- a CDS encoding ROK family transcriptional regulator — MKAGTAVLTVDAAGMRAQNSGLLLNMIWRERQISRAEIARRTELSPSTVSAIVADLEQAGLVRSIGAGVSRGGRRPTLIGFCDEAFSLVGVELGASHVTVVLTDLRGRVRTQSKASHAVRGDPEGSLQKAKELVLECLDAERVPRRSVVGMGVAVPSPVHPAAPGKMSPLILPAWKHVDVKEWFETTFDMPVFVDNDANLGALSECFWGAGANGEDLTYIKLATGIGAGHIIHGDVYRGAGGTAGEIGHIPVDSNGPLCVCGLRGCLVTLIGSTALTERARELMGTRGRKGPTVRDLVEGARTGDAAAKQIIDGMGAYLGIAVGGLLNLLNPAIVVLGGEISSVGEMLLDPLRASVRQRALSVSMAETRIVTSTLGERAIAVGAATLVLQAALRDRSLFPTQNVGRSA; from the coding sequence ATGAAAGCGGGAACGGCGGTGTTGACGGTCGATGCGGCGGGCATGCGTGCGCAGAACAGCGGCCTGCTGCTGAACATGATCTGGCGCGAGCGTCAGATCTCCCGGGCGGAGATCGCCCGGCGCACGGAACTCAGTCCGTCGACCGTCTCCGCCATCGTCGCGGACCTGGAGCAGGCGGGCCTGGTGCGCAGCATCGGCGCCGGGGTCTCCCGCGGGGGCCGCCGTCCCACCCTCATCGGCTTCTGCGATGAGGCGTTCAGCCTGGTGGGCGTCGAACTGGGCGCCTCCCATGTCACCGTCGTCCTCACGGACCTCCGCGGCCGCGTGCGCACGCAGAGCAAGGCGAGCCACGCGGTGCGCGGCGATCCGGAAGGGTCGCTGCAGAAGGCGAAGGAGCTGGTCCTGGAGTGCCTGGACGCCGAGCGCGTCCCGCGCCGCTCCGTCGTCGGCATGGGGGTGGCCGTGCCCAGCCCCGTGCACCCGGCGGCCCCCGGCAAGATGTCCCCCCTCATCCTCCCCGCGTGGAAGCACGTGGACGTGAAGGAGTGGTTCGAGACCACCTTCGACATGCCGGTGTTCGTGGACAACGACGCGAACCTCGGCGCGCTGTCGGAGTGCTTCTGGGGCGCGGGCGCCAACGGCGAGGACCTCACGTACATCAAGCTGGCCACCGGTATCGGCGCCGGTCACATCATCCACGGCGACGTGTACCGGGGCGCCGGCGGAACGGCCGGTGAAATCGGCCACATCCCGGTGGACTCCAACGGGCCGCTCTGCGTCTGCGGCCTCAGGGGCTGCCTCGTCACCCTCATCGGCTCCACGGCGCTCACCGAGCGCGCGCGCGAGCTCATGGGCACGCGCGGCCGCAAGGGCCCCACCGTGCGCGACCTGGTGGAGGGCGCCCGCACGGGCGACGCCGCCGCGAAGCAGATCATCGACGGCATGGGCGCCTATCTGGGCATCGCCGTGGGCGGCCTGCTCAACCTGCTGAACCCCGCCATCGTCGTGCTGGGCGGGGAGATCTCCTCCGTGGGCGAGATGCTGCTCGACCCCTTGCGCGCGTCCGTGCGGCAGCGCGCCCTGTCTGTCTCCATGGCGGAGACGCGCATCGTCACGTCGACGCTGGGCGAGCGGGCCATCGCCGTGGGCGCGGCCACCCTGGTGCTCCAGGCGGCGCTGCGCGACCGCTCCCTCTTTCCCACGCAGAACGTCGGGAGAAGTGCATGA
- a CDS encoding exodeoxyribonuclease III: MRVVSWNVNGLRSIHRKGFLPWLSKARADIVGLQEVRARVEQLPAEVRAPRRWKTHFVAAERPGYSGVGLFSRHEPDDLTTTLDAPEMDAEGRLQFARFGKLTVVNGYFPNGNGKDRDLSRIPFKLDFYRRLFARLEKPLRDNQRVLVMGDFNTAHQDIDLARPRENRETSGFRPEERAEFDRWIRAGWVDTFRHFNAAGGHYSWWSQRAGVREKNIGWRIDYVLATPAALAFVKKASVHPDVHGSDHCPVSVDLDPAVLA, encoded by the coding sequence GTGCGAGTCGTCTCCTGGAACGTCAACGGTCTGCGCTCCATCCACCGCAAGGGCTTCCTCCCGTGGCTGTCCAAGGCCCGGGCGGACATCGTGGGGCTGCAGGAGGTGCGCGCCCGCGTGGAGCAGCTCCCCGCGGAGGTCCGCGCCCCCCGCCGTTGGAAGACCCACTTCGTGGCCGCGGAGCGCCCCGGCTACAGCGGCGTGGGCCTCTTCAGCCGCCACGAACCGGACGACCTCACCACCACCCTGGACGCGCCGGAGATGGACGCGGAGGGCCGCCTCCAGTTCGCCCGCTTCGGCAAGCTCACCGTCGTCAACGGCTACTTCCCCAACGGCAACGGGAAGGACCGGGACCTCTCCCGCATCCCCTTCAAGCTGGACTTCTACCGCCGCCTCTTCGCGCGCCTGGAGAAGCCGCTGCGCGACAACCAGCGCGTGCTGGTGATGGGGGACTTCAACACCGCCCACCAGGACATCGACCTGGCGCGCCCGCGCGAGAACCGCGAGACGAGCGGCTTCCGCCCGGAGGAGCGTGCGGAGTTCGACCGGTGGATCCGCGCGGGCTGGGTGGACACCTTCCGCCACTTCAACGCCGCGGGCGGCCACTACTCCTGGTGGAGCCAGCGCGCCGGCGTGCGCGAGAAGAACATCGGCTGGCGCATCGACTACGTGCTCGCCACTCCCGCGGCGCTCGCCTTCGTGAAGAAGGCCTCCGTGCACCCGGACGTCCACGGGTCGGATCACTGCCCGGTAAGCGTGGACCTGGACCCCGCGGTCCTCGCCTGA
- a CDS encoding ABC transporter permease: MGRYILRRLGFYLIAAWASLTLNFVIPRLAPGDPAAAMFARFEGKVAPEAMGALRAAFGFTDAPLHAQYFTYLKHLVQGDLGMSYAYFPARVSEVIGTGLMWTVGLAGVAVIISFVVGSFLGVLAAWNRGGWLDSGLAPALAFLGAFPYFWLAMLALYLFGFVLGWFPLRHAYGHDMEPGLSFAFAADVARHAVLPASSIVVATLGGWMLGMRNTMVATLGTDSIRLAHARGLPPRQVMLRYAARNALLPNVTSFGMAVGFVLSGSLLTEIVFSYPGTGYLLILAVRNQDYPLMQGLFLVITLAVLAANFAVDLLCLWLDPRTRAHA; the protein is encoded by the coding sequence ATGGGCCGCTACATCCTCCGGCGACTGGGCTTCTACCTCATCGCCGCGTGGGCCTCGCTCACGCTCAACTTCGTGATTCCGCGCCTGGCCCCCGGCGACCCGGCCGCGGCCATGTTCGCGCGCTTCGAGGGCAAGGTCGCGCCGGAGGCCATGGGCGCGCTGAGGGCCGCCTTCGGCTTCACGGACGCGCCGCTCCACGCCCAGTACTTCACCTACCTGAAGCACCTGGTGCAGGGCGACCTGGGCATGTCCTACGCCTACTTCCCCGCGCGCGTGTCGGAGGTCATCGGCACGGGCCTGATGTGGACGGTGGGGCTGGCCGGCGTGGCGGTCATCATCAGCTTCGTGGTGGGGTCCTTCCTGGGAGTGCTCGCCGCGTGGAACCGGGGCGGGTGGTTGGACTCGGGGCTGGCTCCGGCGCTCGCGTTCCTGGGGGCCTTCCCGTACTTCTGGCTGGCCATGCTGGCGCTGTACCTCTTCGGCTTCGTGCTGGGGTGGTTCCCACTGCGCCACGCGTACGGGCACGACATGGAGCCGGGGCTGTCGTTCGCGTTCGCCGCGGACGTGGCCCGCCACGCGGTGCTGCCCGCGTCCTCCATCGTGGTGGCCACGCTGGGCGGGTGGATGCTGGGCATGCGCAACACGATGGTGGCCACGCTGGGCACGGACTCCATCCGCCTGGCGCACGCGCGCGGCTTGCCGCCCCGGCAGGTGATGCTGCGCTACGCCGCGCGCAACGCGCTTCTGCCCAACGTCACCAGCTTCGGCATGGCGGTGGGGTTCGTGCTGTCCGGCTCGCTGCTCACGGAGATCGTCTTCTCCTATCCGGGCACGGGCTACCTGCTCATCCTCGCCGTGCGCAACCAGGACTACCCGCTGATGCAGGGGCTCTTCCTGGTCATCACCCTGGCGGTGCTCGCGGCGAACTTCGCCGTGGACCTCCTCTGCCTCTGGTTGGATCCGAGGACCCGCGCCCATGCGTGA
- a CDS encoding glycoside hydrolase family 16 protein, producing MTSRRLVLALALSGLGMASCDPAAGLDNKQNEQPKPVEQPGTGWEIVWQDEFDGPAGSLPSKENWVPDVGGDGWGNGQYEYNTHRAENASLDGEGHLAITARRERYGNNDYTSARLTTKNRYSKTYGRIEARIKLPTGRGIWPAFWLLGADVDSVGWPACGEIDIMEHKGQIPSVVSSAVHGPGYSGGSNIGRQHAVSGPPLAEDFHIYAVEWEPELLRFIVDDTVFFEVTPKSLPAGRKWVYDHPHFIILNIAVGGSFVGPPDAKTVFPQTMKVDYVRVYERAAQ from the coding sequence ATGACTTCGCGCCGTCTTGTCCTCGCCCTGGCCCTCTCGGGCCTGGGAATGGCTTCGTGTGATCCGGCAGCAGGTCTGGATAACAAGCAAAACGAGCAACCCAAGCCCGTGGAGCAGCCGGGCACGGGCTGGGAGATCGTCTGGCAGGACGAGTTCGACGGTCCGGCGGGCTCGCTGCCTTCGAAGGAAAATTGGGTCCCGGACGTGGGCGGGGACGGGTGGGGTAACGGCCAGTACGAGTACAACACCCATCGGGCGGAGAACGCGTCGCTGGACGGCGAGGGCCACCTGGCCATCACCGCGCGCCGTGAGCGCTACGGCAACAACGACTACACGTCCGCGCGCCTGACGACGAAGAACCGCTACTCCAAGACCTACGGCCGCATCGAGGCGCGCATCAAGCTGCCCACGGGCCGGGGCATCTGGCCGGCGTTCTGGCTGCTGGGCGCGGACGTGGACTCCGTCGGTTGGCCGGCCTGCGGCGAGATCGACATCATGGAGCACAAGGGGCAGATCCCCTCTGTCGTCAGCAGCGCGGTGCACGGGCCGGGCTACTCCGGTGGCTCGAACATCGGCCGCCAGCACGCCGTTTCGGGGCCGCCGCTCGCCGAGGACTTCCACATCTACGCGGTGGAGTGGGAGCCGGAGCTCTTGCGCTTCATCGTGGACGACACCGTCTTCTTCGAGGTGACGCCGAAGAGCCTGCCCGCCGGCCGGAAGTGGGTCTACGACCATCCGCACTTCATCATCCTGAACATCGCGGTGGGTGGCTCGTTCGTGGGGCCGCCGGACGCCAAGACGGTGTTCCCGCAGACGATGAAGGTGGACTACGTGCGCGTCTACGAAAGGGCCGCGCAGTGA